Proteins encoded by one window of Lates calcarifer isolate ASB-BC8 linkage group LG7_1, TLL_Latcal_v3, whole genome shotgun sequence:
- the LOC108882220 gene encoding ribonucleoside-diphosphate reductase subunit M2 isoform X1, with translation MLSARSPLSVRDENTLSSQINNMALDKENTPPSLNNTRILASKTARKIFDDAEPKPVKKSSGGEEEEPLLKDNPRRFVIFPIQYHDIWQMYKKAEASFWTAEEVDLSKDLQHWESLKDEERYFISHVLAFFAASDGIVNENLVERFTQEVQVTEARCFYGFQIAMENIHSEMYSLLIDTYIKEPKEREYLFNAIETLPCVKKKADWALNWIGNKSATYGERVVAFAAVEGIFFSGSFAAIFWLKKRGLMPGLTFSNELISRDEGLHCDFACLMFKHLVNKPSTETVTKIIKNAVAIEQEFLTEALPVKLIGMNCELMKQYIEFVADRLMLELGFSKIYRVENPFDFMENISLEGKTNFFEKRVGEYQRMGVMSGPTDNTFRLDADF, from the exons ATGCTTTCCGctcgctctcctctctccgtcagggatgaaaacacactcagcagTCAGATCAACAACATGGCGCTGGATAAAGAAAACACG cCTCCGAGTCTGAACAACACGCGCATCCTGGCGTCTAAAACCGCGCGAAAAATCTTCGACGATGCTGAG cccaAACCCGTGAAGAAGAGCAGCGgcggtgaggaggaggagcctcTGCTGAAGGACAACCCTCGTCGCTTCGTCATCTTCCCAATCCAGTACCACGACATCTGGCAGATGTACAAGAAGGCCGAGGCCTCGTTCTGGACCGCAGAGGAG gtgGACCTGTCGAAGGACCTGCAGCACTGGGAGTCTCTGAAGGACGAGGAGAGGTACTTCATCTCTCACGTGTTGGCGTTCTTCGCCGCCAGCGACGGCATCGTCAACGAGAACCTG GTGGAGCGCTTCACACAGGAAGTGCAGGTGACTGAGGCCAGGTGTTTCTACGGCTTCCAGATCGCCATGGAGAACATCCACTCGGAGATGTACAGCCTCCTCATCGACACCTACATCAAGGAGCCCAAAGAGAG AGAATACCTGTTCAACGCCATCGAGACTCTGCCGTGTGTGAAGAAGAAGGCCGACTGGGCGCTCAACTGGATCGGCAACAAGAGCGCCACCTACG GAGAGCGTGTGGTGGCCTTTGCCGCTGTGGAGGGAATCTTCTTCTCTGGTTCGTTCGCTGCGATCTTCTGGCTGAAGAAGAGAGGCCTGATGCCCGGCCTGACCTTCTCCAACGAGCTCATCAGCAGAGACGAG GGTCTGCACTGTGACTTCGCCTGTCTGATGTTTAAACATCTGGTGAACAAGCCGTCGACAGAAACCGTCACCAAGATCATCAAGAACGCCGTCGCCATCGAACAG gagtttctgaCGGAGGCTCTGCCCGTGAAGCTGATCGGGATGAACTGTGAGCTGATGAAGCAGTACATCGAGTTCGTGGCCGACAGACTGATGCTGGAGCTCGGCTTCTCCAAG ATCTACCGGGTAGAGAACCCCTTCGACTTCATGGAGAACATCTCTCTGGAGGGAAAGACCAACTTCTTTGAGAAGCGGGTGGGCGAGTACCAGAGGATGGGCGTCATGTCCGGCCCCACGGACAACACCTTCAGACTGGACGCCGACTTCTGA
- the LOC108882220 gene encoding ribonucleoside-diphosphate reductase subunit M2 isoform X2 yields the protein MALDKENTPPSLNNTRILASKTARKIFDDAEPKPVKKSSGGEEEEPLLKDNPRRFVIFPIQYHDIWQMYKKAEASFWTAEEVDLSKDLQHWESLKDEERYFISHVLAFFAASDGIVNENLVERFTQEVQVTEARCFYGFQIAMENIHSEMYSLLIDTYIKEPKEREYLFNAIETLPCVKKKADWALNWIGNKSATYGERVVAFAAVEGIFFSGSFAAIFWLKKRGLMPGLTFSNELISRDEGLHCDFACLMFKHLVNKPSTETVTKIIKNAVAIEQEFLTEALPVKLIGMNCELMKQYIEFVADRLMLELGFSKIYRVENPFDFMENISLEGKTNFFEKRVGEYQRMGVMSGPTDNTFRLDADF from the exons ATGGCGCTGGATAAAGAAAACACG cCTCCGAGTCTGAACAACACGCGCATCCTGGCGTCTAAAACCGCGCGAAAAATCTTCGACGATGCTGAG cccaAACCCGTGAAGAAGAGCAGCGgcggtgaggaggaggagcctcTGCTGAAGGACAACCCTCGTCGCTTCGTCATCTTCCCAATCCAGTACCACGACATCTGGCAGATGTACAAGAAGGCCGAGGCCTCGTTCTGGACCGCAGAGGAG gtgGACCTGTCGAAGGACCTGCAGCACTGGGAGTCTCTGAAGGACGAGGAGAGGTACTTCATCTCTCACGTGTTGGCGTTCTTCGCCGCCAGCGACGGCATCGTCAACGAGAACCTG GTGGAGCGCTTCACACAGGAAGTGCAGGTGACTGAGGCCAGGTGTTTCTACGGCTTCCAGATCGCCATGGAGAACATCCACTCGGAGATGTACAGCCTCCTCATCGACACCTACATCAAGGAGCCCAAAGAGAG AGAATACCTGTTCAACGCCATCGAGACTCTGCCGTGTGTGAAGAAGAAGGCCGACTGGGCGCTCAACTGGATCGGCAACAAGAGCGCCACCTACG GAGAGCGTGTGGTGGCCTTTGCCGCTGTGGAGGGAATCTTCTTCTCTGGTTCGTTCGCTGCGATCTTCTGGCTGAAGAAGAGAGGCCTGATGCCCGGCCTGACCTTCTCCAACGAGCTCATCAGCAGAGACGAG GGTCTGCACTGTGACTTCGCCTGTCTGATGTTTAAACATCTGGTGAACAAGCCGTCGACAGAAACCGTCACCAAGATCATCAAGAACGCCGTCGCCATCGAACAG gagtttctgaCGGAGGCTCTGCCCGTGAAGCTGATCGGGATGAACTGTGAGCTGATGAAGCAGTACATCGAGTTCGTGGCCGACAGACTGATGCTGGAGCTCGGCTTCTCCAAG ATCTACCGGGTAGAGAACCCCTTCGACTTCATGGAGAACATCTCTCTGGAGGGAAAGACCAACTTCTTTGAGAAGCGGGTGGGCGAGTACCAGAGGATGGGCGTCATGTCCGGCCCCACGGACAACACCTTCAGACTGGACGCCGACTTCTGA
- the LOC108882223 gene encoding LOW QUALITY PROTEIN: palmitoyltransferase ZDHHC14-like (The sequence of the model RefSeq protein was modified relative to this genomic sequence to represent the inferred CDS: deleted 1 base in 1 codon), translated as MSQIHHAVLDQQQQPGQYNQICTRSSSGSTAAAEEPSASCPGHRSRTPRRKWQVFPGRNRFYCDGRIMMARQTGVFYLTLVLILLTSGLFFTFDCPFLASNLTPAIPAVGGVLFLFVMGMLFRASFTDPGVLPRATPDEAADLERQIDTPQGCSRPPPRTREVLINGQTVKLKYCFTCKIFRPPRTSHCSLCDNCVERFDHHCPWVGNCVGRRNYRFFYLFIVSLSFLTIFIFAFVITHVILRSNQTGFLSALKDSPASVLEVVVCFFSVWSIVGLSGFHTYLISSNQTTNEDIKGSWSTKRSKDNYNPYSYGNILTNCCAALCGPLPPSLIDRRGLIQSDMPQTTSQSNGTSTSSYASTQLHSHMCDQDQCIQSTKFVLQAAATPLLHSDPVVLAPLPGKTSTLGGPCAYLAPTQPSLPSCGGDVLTLRDATADSHCHHHLHHHHHHHHHHFVSPEETPCTTPQGALPCPAHLHLHPQPHPPVPTPAALYNPASQDALHEDSVRGLVKLSSV; from the exons ATGTCTCAGATCCACCATGCGGTTCtggaccagcagcagcagccgggCCAGTACAACCAGATCTGCAcccgcagcagcagcggctcGACCGCCGCCGCCGAGGAGCCGTCCGCCTCCTGCCCCGGACACAGGAGCCGGACCCCCCGCAGGAAGTGGCAGGTGTTCCCGGGGAGGAACCGGTTCTACTGCGACGGGAGGATCATGATGGCGAGACAGACCGGGGTCTTCTACCTGACCCTGGTCCTGATCCTGCTCACCAGCGGCCTCTTCTTCACCTTTGA CTGTCCCTTCCTGGCGTCCAACCTGACCCCGGCCATCCCGGCGGTCGGCGGCGTCCTCTTCCTCTTCGTCATGGGGATGTTGTTCAGGGCGAGTTTCACGGACCCCGGAGTCCTGCCCCGAGCCACGCCGGACGAGGCCGCCGACCTGGAGAGGCAGAtcg at aCTCCTCAGGGCTGCTCCAGACCTCCTCCTCGCACCAGAGAGGTCCTCATCAACGGACAGACGGTCAAACTCAAATACTGCTTCACCTGCAAGATCTTCAGACCA CCGCGAACGTCGCACTGCAGCCTCTGTGACAACTGTGTCG AGAGATTCGACCATCACTGTCCCTGGGTGGGAAACTGCGTCGGACGGAGGAACTACCGCTTCTTCTACCTGTTCATCGTCTCGCTCTCCTTCCTTACCATCTTCATCTTCGCCTTCGTCATCACACACGTCATCCTCA gatcGAACCAGACAGGTTTCCTGAGCGCACTCAAAGACAGTCCAGCCAG TGTTctggaggtggtggtgtgtttCTTCTCCGTCTGGTCGATTGTTGGTCTGTCGGGGTTCCACACCTACCTGATCAGCTCCAACCAGACCACCAACGAAGAC ATTAAAGGGTCCTGGTCCACCAAGCGAAGTAAAGATAACTACAACCCCTACAGCTACGGAAACATCCTGACCAactgctgtgctgctctgtgtggaCCACTGCCTCCCAG tttgattgacaggagaGGTCTGATCCAGTCGGACATGCCACAGACCACCTCCCAGTCCAACGGGACCAGTACCAGCAGCTACGCCTCCACTCAGCTCCACAGTCACATG TGTGATCAGGATCAATGTATCCAAAGCACCAAGTTCGTCCTCCAGGCGGCGGCCACCCCTCTGCTCCACAGTGACCCCGTGGTTCTGGCCCCTCTGCCAGGGAAGACCAGCACCTTGGGGGGCCCCTGCGCCTACCTGGCCCCCACCCAGCCATCCCTGCCGTCCTGCGGCGGAGACGTCCTGACGCTGAGAGACGCCACCGCTGACTcccactgccaccaccacctccaccatcaccaccatcaccaccaccatcacttTGTCAGCCCAGAGGAGACGCCGTGCACCACACCGCAGGGCGCTCTGCCCTGCCCCGCCCACCTGCACCTCCACCCCCAGCCTCACCCACCAGTCCCCACCCCCGCCGCCCTCTACAACCCCGCCAGTCAGGACGCTCTGCATGAGGACTCGGTCAGAGGGCTGGTTAAACTCAGCTCCGTCTGA